The genomic region CCTGGATGGAAATTACATTATAAAAAACTTGCCACCAGGGAAGTACAGCTTGAGGTTCACATATATATCTTATAAGACGGTCACTGTGGATGAAGTGACTGTAGAGTCTGGAAAAGAGACTAAAATTGATGTTTCAATGCCGCCCGCCACAGTTGAATTTAAAGAGCTGGTTGTCACAGCTGAAGCGCTGAAGACCAGCGAGGTTTCCGTGCTGAATATTCAGAAAAATGCGAGAAATATTATCGACGGCATAAGTGCTGAACTGATCACCAAAAACAATAGTTCGGACGGAACCGATGTTTTAAAACGAATGACGGGCGTGACTATGTCGGAAGGCCGGTATGCGTATATCAGAGGGGTTGGAGATCGATATAATAATACGCTACTCAATGGGTCTTCATTGCCGAGTACCGATCCAGAAAAGAAGAGCTTTTCCTACGATCTATTTCCAGCGAATCTAATTGAAAATTTGCTGACTTTGAAAACAGCAACGCCAGATAAACCTGCCGATTTTTCTGGTGGTTTGATCGAAATTAGCACAGTTGAATTTCCATCGAAACTGAACTTCAGTTTCAGTGCCTCATCAAGCTATAATTCGCTAACCAGTTTTAAGGAATTTTTGAGCTATAATGGCGGAAGTATGGATTGGTTAGGAATTGATGATGGCAACCGATCTTTACCAGGCATGATCAATTCAAAAAAAGTCAGCAGAGGCAATTATAGCTCTGATGAGCTAAAGACAATTGGTCTGGCTTTTAAGAATAATTGGCAAACATCGACCACCAGAGCCCCGATGAAAGGAAATTTCAAAATTAGCCTAGGGAATTCGCATGAATTTGGCCAGGCAAAGTTAGGTTATATCGCATCGATTAATTATTCCAACAATGATGAAGTTGTTGATCTTCAAAACAACTATTTCACATTCGATGGGCCTCGCTATCAATATACAGGTCGAAATTTTGCGAATGCGATCTTTTGGAGTGGTATGTTTAACTCCAGTTTGAAAATTTCCCAAAATCATAAAATGAGTCTGAAAAATATTTACAGTCAAAATACAGATAATGAAACAACCATATTTGAAGGTCCTTCATATTATTTTCCAGACTATCGAAAATCAACATCATTGAGATTCATTTCCCGCTCGCTGTTTTCATCGCAATTCATCGGAGAGCATTACTTTGCCATCCTCAGAGGGGTTAACTTCGATTGGAACGTTAATTATGGGAATTCTAAAAGAGATGAACCTGATGCCCGAAGATATGTTTATAGCAGAGATTTGTACGAGCCTGATGCACCGTATCGATTTCTGCTCGATGCATCGCTTGCTACCAGGTTCTTTGGCAAATTGGATGATAATAATCGGGGTGCTAGCGCCAATTTCTTAATTAAAATATTTGAGAATCCTTCGCTCCCAACATTGAAACTCGGCGTACATTACGACAAAAAAGACCGCCAATTCGATGCTCGAACGTTTGGATTCTGGAATGTGCCAGGTGGAAATTTTTTGAAAGAAGATCAGCTCATGACCGCTCCTGTTGAGCAGATTTTTGCCCCTGAAAATTTCGGGAACAGATTCATCGAAATAATGGAAATAACCAAGCCAGCCGATAGCTATGTCTCAGATCAAAATGTGTCTGCTGCGTACTTGATGACCAGTTTTGATCTGTTTGCCCGACTCAAAGTCATCACGGGTGTTCGTTATGAAAAATCGCAGCAGAAACTCAATTCATTCACAATTACCAATGAGCCAGTTTCGGTGAATTCTGTTTATAAAGATTTGCTGCCAAGTGTAAATCTCGCATACGCTCTAACTCATCAGATGAACGTCCGAGCTGCCTATTCTAAAACCTTAGCCAGGCCGGAATTCCGTGAATTAGCGCCATTCAGCTATTTCGACTTTTTAACCTATGAGCTGGTCGAAGGGAATCCAAATCTAAAAAGAAGTCTGATTTCCAATTATGATTTGAGATATGAATTCTATCCGACTAATTTGGAATTGGTGGCAATCAGCGGTTTCTATAAAAAGCTTTATAATCCAATTGAGCAGGTTTTGCTTGCAGCTTCTGCATTCCAACCGATTCGGTCCTATCAGAATGCCAAAGAGGCTACAACTTATGGTGTGGAGATTGAAGCAAAGAAGAAGCTAGGCTTTGTTGCCTCGATGCTACAAAATTTCAGTTTTGTTGGCAATATTAG from candidate division KSB1 bacterium harbors:
- a CDS encoding TonB-dependent receptor; this encodes MKKIVTSLMVLAIVLLLTAISIAQQKGFISGRVTDQSNNEPLIGTNVLVVGTNFGAATDLDGNYIIKNLPPGKYSLRFTYISYKTVTVDEVTVESGKETKIDVSMPPATVEFKELVVTAEALKTSEVSVLNIQKNARNIIDGISAELITKNNSSDGTDVLKRMTGVTMSEGRYAYIRGVGDRYNNTLLNGSSLPSTDPEKKSFSYDLFPANLIENLLTLKTATPDKPADFSGGLIEISTVEFPSKLNFSFSASSSYNSLTSFKEFLSYNGGSMDWLGIDDGNRSLPGMINSKKVSRGNYSSDELKTIGLAFKNNWQTSTTRAPMKGNFKISLGNSHEFGQAKLGYIASINYSNNDEVVDLQNNYFTFDGPRYQYTGRNFANAIFWSGMFNSSLKISQNHKMSLKNIYSQNTDNETTIFEGPSYYFPDYRKSTSLRFISRSLFSSQFIGEHYFAILRGVNFDWNVNYGNSKRDEPDARRYVYSRDLYEPDAPYRFLLDASLATRFFGKLDDNNRGASANFLIKIFENPSLPTLKLGVHYDKKDRQFDARTFGFWNVPGGNFLKEDQLMTAPVEQIFAPENFGNRFIEIMEITKPADSYVSDQNVSAAYLMTSFDLFARLKVITGVRYEKSQQKLNSFTITNEPVSVNSVYKDLLPSVNLAYALTHQMNVRAAYSKTLARPEFRELAPFSYFDFLTYELVEGNPNLKRSLISNYDLRYEFYPTNLELVAISGFYKKLYNPIEQVLLAASAFQPIRSYQNAKEATTYGVEIEAKKKLGFVASMLQNFSFVGNISFIHSEIHLNGGNGFQVAKRPLQGQADYISNFGLYYEDLQGKFSGSLIYNKVGQKISRVGFANLGDIIELPRDQVDLTFSAKLIEHVTFKFSAKDLLNQDHKFVQRTLEGDKIAELRKTGRSFSAGFTYQF